A genomic window from Aquila chrysaetos chrysaetos chromosome 9, bAquChr1.4, whole genome shotgun sequence includes:
- the HEATR3 gene encoding HEAT repeat-containing protein 3 isoform X4 encodes MDHSLAVRETAAGALRNLSACGGFEVCDDMVTKDIMTPLVALLKECSTGLDANQLSPKKCRDMNKNYIEDIANEAINLLWNVCECNNTAVYIFNKEGCLEAVLHYMKKFSTNVDLAISVANCLQAVTEDNPDLLSSFNASAQQVLETVMLCPESTMKHILLRTLIAGTIWNIKDTIPPGSLGSMVNAILKIFSESLAIDAGEMIISMNEAEKKRLKLAAEAETEENMSDVIDNCVLSEDDDMEEIPKGKVRRENDISDLLPSDKWELKEVTALLMAQQTALEIIVNMCCSEDPSDDEWEELSSSDESDLFMENSYNEGSGLLMSPLCLSDEVNSAFLNNLIPKKILEKTGFPNSVALDICMHNPSWKPLIKKLNAVQCRALTCLHSILLVSDVDCLGGASALQSLAQHLSQLVFSKTELPADTEFLEAITSALRALLQTMASKNISQCMTPEQLLALCEAGIHSSNASVRVNVVSILGISGSVLAKGQDTAETLKMIGKFLLEVAMKEPSLVVAGEALDALFDVFADGKEAEKAAVQIKLLPALKEFQPVFKMRMRKEGKGQYSTDQLCVLDNVKMNLRRFIAYQETLGKTPT; translated from the exons aaatctGAGTGCTTGTGGAGGATTTGAAGTCTGTGATGACATGGTGACAAAAGACATCATGACACCCCTTGTTGCACTTCTTAAAGag TGTAGTACTGGACTAGATGCTAACCAGCTCTCtccaaagaaatgcagagacatgaacaaaaattatattgaaGACATAGCTAATGAGGCTATTAATTTGCTGTGGAATGTATG TGAATGCAACAATACCGCAGTATACATATTCAATAAAGAAGGATGTCTGGAGGCTGTGTTACATTACATGAAGAAATTTTCCACAAATGTGGATCTGGCTATTTCAGTAG CAAACTGCTTGCAGGCAGTGACGGAAGATAATCCAgatcttctttcttcatttaatgCTTCTGCACAGCAAGTATTGGAAACTGTGATGTTGTGTCCAGAGAGCACAATGAAGCATATCCTTCTGAGAACGCTGATAGCAG GCACTATCTGGAATATCAAGGATACCATTCCACCAGGCAGTCTGGGAAGCATGGTTAATGCAATCCTGAAGATTTTTTCAGAATCATTAGCAATAGATGCTGGCGAAATGATTATTAGTATGAATGAAGCTGAAAAGAAGAGGTTAAAACTTGCCGCGGaggcagaaacagaggaaaacatgaGTGATGTTATAGATAACTGTGTTTTGAGTGAAGATGATGACATGGAAGAAATACCAAAAGGAAAAGTCAGGagagaaaatgacatttcagatCTACTTCCG tctGATAAGTGGGAACTGAAAGAAGTGACAGCTTTACTGATGGCTCAGCAGACTGCTCTGGAAATCATTGTTAATATGTGCTGCAGCGAAG atccCTCTGATGATGAATGGGAAGAACTCTCCAGCAGTGATGAAAGTGACTTGTTTATGGAAAACTCATACAATGAGGGGAGTGGGCTGCTCATGTCACCCTTGTGCCTCTCTGATGAGGTTAACTCAGCATTTCTGAACAACCTAATTCCAAAGAAG atTCTTGAAAAAACTGGTTTTCCGAACAGTGTTGCTCTAGACATCTGTATGCACAATCCGTCTTGGAAACCATTAATTAAAAA acTGAATGCAGTGCAGTGTAGAGCTTTAACGTGTCTTCATAGCATTTTGTTAGTGTCAGACGTGGATTGTCTTGGAGGAGCTTCAGCACTTCAGTCCCTTGCACAGCATCTCTCACAGCTAGTCTTTTCTAAAACGG AACTCCCTGCAGACACAGAATTCCTGGAAGCCATAACCAGTGCTTTGAGGGCTCTTCTACAAACAATGGCATCAAAGAACATCTCCCAG TGTATGACTCCTGAGCAGCTATTGGCTTTGTGTGAAGCTGGTATTCACAGCAGCAATGCCAGTGTTAGAGTGAATGTAGTGAGCATCCTTGGAATTTCTGGCAGTGTCCTAGCAAAAGGACAAGATACAGCTGAAACACTAAAG ATGATTGGAAAATTTCTTCTTGAGGTTGCTATGAAGGAACCTTCTCTTGTGGTAGCAGGGGAAGCCTTGGATGCACTTTTTGATGTATTTGCAGATGgtaaagaagcagaaaaggcagcGGTACAGATCAAGTTGCTTCCAGCACTGAAAGAATTTCAGCCAGTGTTCAAAATGAGG aTGCGAAAAGAAGGCAAAGGACAATATAGTACAGATCAACTGTGTGTTCTTGACAATGTGAAGATGAATTTGAGAAGATTCATTGCATATCAGGAGACACTAGGGAAAACCCCAACTTGA
- the HEATR3 gene encoding HEAT repeat-containing protein 3 isoform X3, with amino-acid sequence MNKNYIEDIANEAINLLWNVCECNNTAVYIFNKEGCLEAVLHYMKKFSTNVDLAISVANCLQAVTEDNPDLLSSFNASAQQVLETVMLCPESTMKHILLRTLIAGTIWNIKDTIPPGSLGSMVNAILKIFSESLAIDAGEMIISMNEAEKKRLKLAAEAETEENMSDVIDNCVLSEDDDMEEIPKGKVRRENDISDLLPSDKWELKEVTALLMAQQTALEIIVNMCCSEDPSDDEWEELSSSDESDLFMENSYNEGSGLLMSPLCLSDEVNSAFLNNLIPKKILEKTGFPNSVALDICMHNPSWKPLIKKLNAVQCRALTCLHSILLVSDVDCLGGASALQSLAQHLSQLVFSKTELPADTEFLEAITSALRALLQTMASKNISQCMTPEQLLALCEAGIHSSNASVRVNVVSILGISGSVLAKGQDTAETLKMIGKFLLEVAMKEPSLVVAGEALDALFDVFADGKEAEKAAVQIKLLPALKEFQPVFKMRMRKEGKGQYSTDQLCVLDNVKMNLRRFIAYQETLGKTPT; translated from the exons atgaacaaaaattatattgaaGACATAGCTAATGAGGCTATTAATTTGCTGTGGAATGTATG TGAATGCAACAATACCGCAGTATACATATTCAATAAAGAAGGATGTCTGGAGGCTGTGTTACATTACATGAAGAAATTTTCCACAAATGTGGATCTGGCTATTTCAGTAG CAAACTGCTTGCAGGCAGTGACGGAAGATAATCCAgatcttctttcttcatttaatgCTTCTGCACAGCAAGTATTGGAAACTGTGATGTTGTGTCCAGAGAGCACAATGAAGCATATCCTTCTGAGAACGCTGATAGCAG GCACTATCTGGAATATCAAGGATACCATTCCACCAGGCAGTCTGGGAAGCATGGTTAATGCAATCCTGAAGATTTTTTCAGAATCATTAGCAATAGATGCTGGCGAAATGATTATTAGTATGAATGAAGCTGAAAAGAAGAGGTTAAAACTTGCCGCGGaggcagaaacagaggaaaacatgaGTGATGTTATAGATAACTGTGTTTTGAGTGAAGATGATGACATGGAAGAAATACCAAAAGGAAAAGTCAGGagagaaaatgacatttcagatCTACTTCCG tctGATAAGTGGGAACTGAAAGAAGTGACAGCTTTACTGATGGCTCAGCAGACTGCTCTGGAAATCATTGTTAATATGTGCTGCAGCGAAG atccCTCTGATGATGAATGGGAAGAACTCTCCAGCAGTGATGAAAGTGACTTGTTTATGGAAAACTCATACAATGAGGGGAGTGGGCTGCTCATGTCACCCTTGTGCCTCTCTGATGAGGTTAACTCAGCATTTCTGAACAACCTAATTCCAAAGAAG atTCTTGAAAAAACTGGTTTTCCGAACAGTGTTGCTCTAGACATCTGTATGCACAATCCGTCTTGGAAACCATTAATTAAAAA acTGAATGCAGTGCAGTGTAGAGCTTTAACGTGTCTTCATAGCATTTTGTTAGTGTCAGACGTGGATTGTCTTGGAGGAGCTTCAGCACTTCAGTCCCTTGCACAGCATCTCTCACAGCTAGTCTTTTCTAAAACGG AACTCCCTGCAGACACAGAATTCCTGGAAGCCATAACCAGTGCTTTGAGGGCTCTTCTACAAACAATGGCATCAAAGAACATCTCCCAG TGTATGACTCCTGAGCAGCTATTGGCTTTGTGTGAAGCTGGTATTCACAGCAGCAATGCCAGTGTTAGAGTGAATGTAGTGAGCATCCTTGGAATTTCTGGCAGTGTCCTAGCAAAAGGACAAGATACAGCTGAAACACTAAAG ATGATTGGAAAATTTCTTCTTGAGGTTGCTATGAAGGAACCTTCTCTTGTGGTAGCAGGGGAAGCCTTGGATGCACTTTTTGATGTATTTGCAGATGgtaaagaagcagaaaaggcagcGGTACAGATCAAGTTGCTTCCAGCACTGAAAGAATTTCAGCCAGTGTTCAAAATGAGG aTGCGAAAAGAAGGCAAAGGACAATATAGTACAGATCAACTGTGTGTTCTTGACAATGTGAAGATGAATTTGAGAAGATTCATTGCATATCAGGAGACACTAGGGAAAACCCCAACTTGA